A genomic segment from Nicotiana tabacum cultivar K326 chromosome 7, ASM71507v2, whole genome shotgun sequence encodes:
- the LOC107785081 gene encoding uncharacterized protein LOC107785081, which produces MGKNKKQQKNQEELLKTLGDFTSKENWDSFFTIRGSDDAFEWYAEWPQLKDPLLSHLNIIQLSNDVVITAKEEIQILVPGCGNSKLSEYLYDEGFVNITNIDFSKVVISDMLRRNIRLRPGMKWRVMDMTNMQFANESFGAILDKGGLDALMEPELGSKLGTQYLSEVKRLLKVGGRFICLTLGESHVLGLLFSKFRYGWKMGIHPIALKPSDKSSLQTFMVVAERDNSPSLCQIFSSVDQSSFGGPKNQVHGLFQALEDENKIRADYSSGCDVMYTLEDLKIGAEGNLAELSPGRRVQLSLGEAGVSLFCYRAVLLDARKDFEPFAYHCAVFLVPKARACEWLFSSEEGQWLVVESSKAARLIMILLDSSHSNASMDDVQKDLSPLVMQLAPGNCGGEAQIPFMAAGDGIKQQKIVQEITSPLTGPITVDDVIYEKVDDNISRLFPSEDVIFRRLTFQRTESLVQSEAVLTREGSPKTVGDINQKRGQSSKLKKKGNQKRSGSNISSSDGLNDNLKVDHSYLASSYHTGIISGFTLISSHLDSLASTGGMLRSLVIGLGAGLLPMFLYKHLTFAEIKVLELDPVVLNLARDYFDFRDDERLKVHITDGLKYVKDLACAVTICDENNLSEAKVPSSNGSSILSHAPLKSTEKIDMLIVDVDSSDSSSGLSCPAADFVEETFLMAAKGSLSDQGLFVINLVSRSQAIKDSIYSKLKSVFPHVFHLQLEEDVNDVIFALKTETCAAEDRFHEASQQLARLLNLENSSWGQNIMETTNKIKRLK; this is translated from the exons ATGGGGAAGAATAAGAAACAACAAAAGAATCAAGAAGAATTGCTAAAAACCTTAGGAGATTTCACAAGCAAAGAGAATTGGGACAGTTTCTTTACAATCAGAGGTTCCGATGATGCATTTGAATGGTACGCAGAATGGCCTCAGCTCAAAGACCCACTATTATCTCACCTCAACATTATTCAATTGTCAAACGACGTCGTTATTACAGCAAAAGAAGAAATTCAAATTCTCGTTCCTGGTTGTGGGAATTCTAAGCTTTCTGAGTATCTTTATGATGAGGGGTTTGTTAATATTACTAATATTGATTTCTCTAAAGTTGTTATTTCGGATATGTTGAGAAGAAATATTCGGTTAAGACCTGGTATGAAATGGCGTGTTATGGATATGACAAATATGCAG TTTGCAAATGAGAGCTTTGGAGCCATTCTCGACAAGGGAGGATTGGATGCTTTAATGGAGCCCGAGCTTGGATCAAAGTTAGGAACTCAGTATTTGTCTGAG GTTAAAAGACTGCTGAAAGTTGGGGGGAGATTTATTTGCCTCACTTTGGGTGAATCTCATGTATTAG GTTTACTCTTTTCCAAGTTTCGGTATGGGTGGAAGATGGGGATTCATCCTATTGCTCTGAAACCATCTGATAAGTCGAGCTTACAGACTTTTATGGTGGTAGCCGAGAGAGATAATTCTCCTTCTTTGTGCCAAATATTCTCATCTGTTGATCAGTCATCCTTTGGTGGTCCAAAGAACCAG GTTCATGGCCTCTTTCAAGCACTTGAAGATGAAAATAAAATTCGTGCAGATTATTCCAGTGGTTGTGATGTAATGTACACACTAGAAGACTTGAAAATTGGAGCTGAAGGGAATCTGGCAGAGCTTAGTCCAGGTCGTAGAGTTCAGCTTAGTTTAGGTGAAGCTGGGGTTTCCCTATTCTGTTACAGAGCTGTGCTTCTTGATGCTCGAAAAGATTTTGAACCTTTTGCATATCATTGTGCTGTGTTTCTTGTTCCAAAG GCTCGAGCTTGTGAGTGGCTCTTCTCTTCAGAAGAAGGACAATGGTTAGTCGTAGAAAGCTCAAAGGCTGCTCGTCTAATAATG ATTTTGTTAGATTCTAGCCATTCCAATGCCAGTATGGATGACGTCCAG AAAGATCTGTCTCCTCTGGTAATGCAATTGGCGCCAGGAAATTGTGGTGGTGAAGCTCAGATACC TTTTATGGCAGCAGGTGATGGAATCAAGCAGCAGAAGATTGTTCAAGAG ATCACATCTCCCTTGACTGGTCCAATTACTGTAGATGATGTGATCTACGAGAAAGTTGATGACAATATTAGCCGTCTCTTTCCATCCGAGGATGTGATATTTCGTCGACTTACTTTTCAAAGAACTGAGAGTTTAGTTCAATCTGAGGCTGTTCTAACAAGAGAAGGATCACCGAAAACAGTCGGTGATATTAATCAGAAGAGAGGCCAATCTTCAAAACTTAAGAAAAAGGGAAATCAGAAAAGATCTGGATCTAATATCTCATCCTCTGATG GATTGAACGACAATTTGAAAGTTGACCACAGTTATTTGGCCAGCTCCTATCATACTGGAATCATCTCCGGTTTTACATTGATATCTTCTCATTTGGATAGTTTGGCATCTACTGGAGGCATG TTGAGATCTCTAGTAATTGGTCTTGGAGCAGGATTGCTTCCAATGTTTCTATATAAGCACCTCACGTTTGCAGAGATCAAG GTGTTGGAGTTAGATCCGGTGGTTCTAAATCTTGCTAGAGACTATTTCGATTTTAGAGATGATGAACGATTAAAG GTACATATTACCGATGGTTTAAAGTATGTTAAGGATCTAGCTTGTGCAGTTACTATATGCGATGAAAATAATCTTTCTGAGGCAAAGGTCCCTTCTTCCAACGGTAGTTCCATTTTGTCCCATGCACCACTTAAAAGCACTGAAAAAATCGACATGCTCATTGTTGATGTGGACTCTTCAGACTCGAG TTCCGGTTTAAGTTGTCCAGCTGCAGACTTTGTAGAAGAGACATTCCTTATGGCAGCAAAAGGTTCTCTTTCTGATCAAGGTCTATTTGTCATCAATTTGGTATCGAGGTCACAAGCCATCAAGGATTCAATTTACTCCAAATTAAAGTCG GTATTTCCTCACGTCTTCCACCTTCAGTTAGAGGAAGATGTCAATGATGTTATCTTTGCTCTAAAGACGGAGACATGTGCTGCGGAAGATAGATTTCACGAGGCTTCTCAACAACTCGCAAGATTATTAAACCTAGAAAACTCTTCATGGGGCCAAAATATAATGGAAACTACTAACAAGATCAAAAGGTTGAAATGA